The genomic region ctttttgcatgtAGGAGTTTAatagatttgtattcttggtgtttagtattttagaagaacatttattttaaaatgattctcttctattataagatatctctcggcatattttacatatatattttttaatataaatattctaGTTATTAAATCTCTTTTAACTTCACCTTTGTTTCATTGTTGGACCATGATAATCAAAGATACATAGCCAAACATCCTGATGTTTACAAATTTCTCATTGTTGATTACATTGTCATAAGGGGGAAAAGGTGAAAGACCacataaaaaactaattaaaaaaaaaaaagccaaaCGTGAGCAACTAGTAGTGGGATGATAAAATATCCCAAAGATTCAACAATAAGTTCTCCTTTTCCCTCCTCAAAGGGAATGGAGAAGCATTTGGTTTGGTAAGGGTATAATTGTTGTGTGATAATCATGGCAtgaatattttgattttatttagtGACTAAATTATATTAGTACATGCCAACTTAGAAAAAATGGTTGAGAATAAAGGGTTATAGATGACTTATCATTCAATAATTTGTTTCTTTGTTTTaatatttgaaataattttttcttaTTTAATTTAGTGGTTGATAAGCAACACCTTTTTACTTAAAATTTAGCTAGGACTAATAATGGAAGAGGATTGTCAAGTCCCACCTATTCACATATGTTCTTAGTTAGCCTATGAATAATTCACTAATCACATCTAGTTAGAAGTTAAGTATGTGGAGTCCTTTGGGTTAGCATGTTAAGTGGTTTTCAACTTAAACAACTCAAGGTAGGAGGTAAGGTAGTGCCTCTATCCTTATTTATACTATAGTATTTTACAATTAAGTGCTAGTGAGTTACACTTTGTGATAGTTAGACGCATATAGAGTATCGTTCCATTTTAATTACTTAACTATTAGGTCTATAGATGTAGAGTTAGTGTGTCTCAATCCCATTAACCTTGGATAGAGTAAGATATTATGAGTACATGTTTAATTTGTTGTATATTTTTGGTATAAAATTTAGGTTCCCTTCACTAGACTCCATTTGATTATCTCCCTATGTGGCACTCTACAATGGCCATACACATGAAGAGAAGACCCTTAGATAATAAAAATGGATGATAAGAGTGCACTTAATACATTGTGGTTAGAAGAAAAATACTTCCATGATGCCCCATCCCTTCTTTAACATAAACAATCACTTGGTTGGTGTCATCACTTATTATTATTATGTTACAATTCCTACCACTCCTGAAGTATGAATGCATGCTTATTTGATATCATTTTTTCTATTATGTATTATTACTATGTTACAATCCCACCACTCCTAAGGTATGAATGCATGCTTATTTAGTATCATTTGTTCCAATGTGtataaaatgaaattcaaaatCTCATGCTATGTCTTAAATAGTTTTACTATTTATATGCATTTATTGGATGTTATCATTATTAATGCCAATTATTCTAGTTATGCAAGATATTCGTGTATCTTGAAATATTAGTAGTATAAGAATTATGAGTAGGTTATATTATGAGTATGACAATAGTGAATACAATTATCATTATTATTGTATTGCAATAGTAAAAATTATGCTTTAATATACTCTTGTAGATAACTAATTGATGTTAATTAGACAATTAGAatataaaaatgtaaaaaaatcgTTAAtgcatttattggaataaatttaTGTAAATCACACAACTGGGATTGTATATGCATATACTCTAATTTAAGGATATTTATTTAGTTCCCAATAAATGAAACACTATTTTAGTAGATAAGACCATCCTTATGAAAGGAATCAATAACCTTGTTTATTATTATTAGTAACAAAAATAATTGTAAGAAGATCATTTCTCCTACTTAGAAATGTCTAATGACAGACCCACATTTATTTTAGCTCCTTCCATAACAATACTAAACCAGGAGAAATACAAGAATACGTTTGATTCATGGGCACTTGGATGTGCCCTTGGAGCTCTTTCTGTCTCTGTAACAAGGGCATTCATCCTTATTCCCATAATGCCCGCTTGGAACACAGTTGCACATTTTACAGCAATCCTTGCAGGACTTCAAGAACCTCTTCAGCCAAGCATACTCACACCTGAAATTACATTTGTCCTGGCACTCTGTAAGCATCAAAAAATGTTAGTAATCAAATTTTCATAGTGTATGAAGTTATAGAACATCTTTCTGAAAACATATAGTGGTTTTTTTTTATCAGCCTTGTATGAATCTGTCATCAGGATAGGGAAAATTCTCTGTCATATTTTACAAGCAATACTACGTACTGGCTGGTTTGGAACAAAAAGAAACGGACGCAAAACTTTTACCTTTTTCAGTTAATTTCGGTGCAGAAGCCATCGGAGGGCTCGAATCTACATCATCTGCTGCTGCACTCTGTGTGTATAACAAAGATAGAAACAAATATGTTAGTCTCATAATATCTCTACTTGTGAAAAAAGGAAAATATTGGTGTGAAAGaagcaaagaaaagaaaaagaaaagaaatgaaatagaATACAGACTTGAAATGAAAGAGCGAGAAAAAGAGCCAACAAGAGGCAAAGGCATATTGCTCTCTTCATCTCCATTATTGCAAAATGAGAATTCCTATTTTCTGGATGCTTTTGATTTGTTGGGTTTCTTAGGTATTTATAGGGTTTCTGAGGTCTTAGATTTTTGAATGATGGAGCGAGATTATTTTAGACAAAGCTGAGGAAGTTTCATTTGATGTATAGTTAAATAAAATGCTCATGGCTGCCCATCTCTCTAGATTTTGAGTTGTCATACAGTTGGAACTTGGAAGTTGTGCAGAGCGATTAAATTAGAGATTTTTCATTTGATTGCTTCATCAGTGACGTATTTAAACCTTATTTTCCATTCATTTGGTGAAGTTTTCAGGGTAAAGGAAATGCTTCACTTTTATGGAATATAATTACTTACCCAGCGAGGCTTATGTGGTAATGTCTTCTACGGATTGTTTGACTTTTGCTGCCATGGCCCAATTCCTTCCTGgctatcaattatttaattattacaCACTTGTTGGAGAACAACCCCATACATTGAGTAAAACAAACGATCTTCTCCTTCTTAACGATTCTAATCTTTCACCATTATCTTTTACAAACAACAACCTGCTTATGCTTGCGAGATCCAACTAACGTGGTAGTCATGATTGAAACTTGTAGTCCTTGATAAAAAAAGTAGTGCAACTTcctttcttctttgcaggtgacttcAACAACTTCTGCAATCTCATTTGGCACTCCTACGCTTGGTCAAATTCTTCATCAATTTTAAGTCTTCATTCTTGATCTTGTTTTGCAAAGTACCATAAAACTACTTTATACCCCTAAATCatccaactctgataccacttgttggtgGTGGATGGgcatgaataaataatttataaatatacacatataaaaCTTTTTTAATGAAACTATGTTGCTGCACAAATGAGAATTTTCATTAACTTGAATGAAACAGTTTACATTTGCCTCTATTTATAGAGGTCTTTGGAAGAAAGAAgaagtttcttgatttatctttcatttattgatgattttatagACTCATCTATTTCTCTGATATTTCTAGATGGTGTATTAAATGTTGGTCCGTGAGTCATAGAAATTATTCGATGTTTCCTACATGGGATTGGGTGCAAAGCAAAATGAATTGGTTTAGTCTTTAGAGAGAGGacattgtagatgaaatgagatTAGGGTATATAAGAATGAGGAATTTTTCATTCAAATGATCGTTGACATATTTTTGATTTGGGATAAGGTATTTGAGTATTTGGTATTCCATAAATTATATACTAGGTGTTGGGCATATCTTGATAAAACCATTCAAAATAAAATACCTTTTTTTTTTGGCTTGGTAATATTGATATTTTTGTTGATATTCAAAAAAGAGTACAAGAGTATTGAGTCCATAAAAAACATCCATCCAACCCAAAATTTGTGTCCATATTAAAAATCCCCACGCGAAACTATAAAACAGTAACTAAAAAAAACTGCAAACATCATGCTAAGAACTACCTCCCACTGTATAGTATAACTGCCATAACAAAAAACTAAATGACGAACATCAACACTAACAACAAAAAACATTGAGAATCCAAAACAACAGCATACTTAAAAAGTCAAAATTACATCTTCGAAGAGGATGCCTCACCACCCGAATTGGAAGTTGTCGTTAGCTTCCTTGGACACAAAACCCTTCTCCCCACACCCTCTGCCTCGGCCTTGGCATTTTCAATAATCTCTTCTAgttatttaatctacaataggggCTTCAAGGCATCCCAACCATGCCATGCCTCTTCCCTGCAATGAAATTTGTATTGACCTTGCGCCCAATGAATAAGGGGGATTATAACTACCTTTCTCCCCTGTTCATCATGCTTCACACCTTCACCAACATTAAATCCCTCTCTTGGTACCGCCCATTCCATAAAAGACTCCATTTTACCCAAGTAGTCTCATGATACCAACACCTCCATTACCCATCTAACTGTACAAATGTCATCAATAACCTCCAATCCTCACACCATAAGCAATGAATATACACCCATCCTTGTGTTATAGCGGTGTTTAATCCCTTCAaaatccttacccacaatcaggaAGATGCATGGCAGAAGATATTCGTCCCAAATCTTGAAAAAAATTCGAACTCTTCTCACAGTGAGCTCCCCATAAAAGGGCCACAATTGTTTCTACGAATCTAGGGTGAAATTTGCCTCCATTTCACCAACCTAAAAATGACCATCTTCACTCAAACCTGCACAATAACTTCTCACCTGCAAACCAAACAAACTCACAACAATACCACAAAATACTCCTAAAAAATGGACATAGCAAATAAGGAATGTCCGCTCATTTAATTCAGCCTCTTCCGACTCTCTCTCCATCATAAATGAGTCTGTCAATCATAAAAGTCCACCGCCAAATGAAACACTCTCATTACATAATCTATACTCGAAGAGTAGCACCAAATCAGACTAAATCTTTATAAGATTTcaaaagaattttaaaatttaaactccTGAAAATTAATGTGCCTTAGGTCCTCGAATCTTAACTCTCCTATCTCATTAAATGTTAATGCCCACTTTGAAAGAATATTTGTGTTCACATTACCCAACCTTCTGACATGACTTACTTGGAAGTCTTCAAAGTTGTTTAACTCTTCTACAATACTTAGGATTAAATTCTGAAGATGCCAAACCTCAATTGAGCCCTTCATTATAGCCTGTATAATAATTAGAGAATCCCCCTCCAAATGCAATTTTCTAGCACCTAACTTCCTACACAATCTAACTACAATCAATGCAGCTAAAGCTTCAATAGTATTATTAGTACCTGGGTTGATTTTTTGAGCACCTAAAGCCTTCACATCCCCTTTCCAATCACTGACAATGAATTTCACACCGGAAGGTCCAAGATTACGTtttgatgccccatcaaaattgatcttcCACCACCCCTCTGAAGGTCTCGCCCATGTCTCATCAATTTGGGATGAAAGGCTAGATTGAACCCAGCCACGCCCATTAATGGGCATAAAATACCTCTTTTTTTAAGGCATAGGCATGTTTATAATCTCTTTTCCTTGTTGATATTATTTATTGACATGAGGAGAATTATGAATGACTATTTTAAATCAATTTAAATACACATTTTATGCTTTATATTACTATTATGGTGatctttaataaaaaaatatatcttttTCTATTTGTATGACAATATGGCTTTATAATATTTAGTTTTTACTTAAaatttgttgttagtaaaatgctatGAAGATGTAGATTTACCTCAAGTTAAGGATAGTCTATCATTCATTTTGAATATTTGTCATTATCATGATACATATATGCCCTAATATTTGTAAAAATTGTATTTGGctctaatattattattatattatgattttttttttctagtaTAAGATGCCCTTGGGAATGATTTTATTCAAATAATTTTGtatcttttaaaagatttcaaCCCATCACATAATAGTTAATAATTCTTAAAAGATTTGAACCCGTCACATAATAGTTAATAATTCTAAATACTCCATAAAATATTTCATTACGATGAATGGAGAATGAATGAGTATTTATCTTAGTGTTTAGACTATTCTATATTAATTATGGACTATATTAATAATTGATTGGTATTAAAACCTTGTAGTGGGAATGGTATAATGACAAAGAAGATTATCTAATCTACTTGATCTATGAATGTGATGTTGAACcatttattaatataattatatggGGATGGATAAAATTTATACTGGCTTGTATATGTATCATAGTGATAACAATTTTCTTTAAACCTAAATTAGTGATCATACCATCACTAGTGTGTATCAAAATGATATAGAATTAATATTTATAAACTTATAAAATCATTGTTgtgctttttttttaatattaaatctcTTCTAACCTCACCTTTATTTCATTGTTGGACCATGATAATGAAAGATACATAGCCAAACATCCTGATGTTTACTCATTTATCATTGTTCATTACATTGTCATAAGGGGGAAAAGGTGGAAGACcacaaaatttattaataaaattaaaaaaaaccaaaCGTGAGCAACTAGTAGTGAGATGATTAAATATCCCAAAGATTCAACAATAAGTTTTCATTTTCCCTTTTCCCTCCTCAAAGGGAATGAAGAAGCACTTGGTTTGGTAAGGGTATAATTGTTGCGTAATAGTTCATCTATCATAgcatgaatatttttattttatttagtgaCTAAACTATATCATTATATGCTAACTTAGAAAAAATGGTTGAGAATCAAGGGTTATAGATTACTAATCATTCAATAACTTGTTTAtttgttttaatatttaaaaaatattttttaatttaatttagtggTTGAGAAGAAACACCTTTTTACTCAAAGTTTAGTTAGGACTAATAATGGAAGAGGATTATCAAGTCCCACCTATTCACATATGTTCTTAGTTAGCCTATGAATAATTCACTAATCACATTTAGTTAGAAATTAAGTATGCGGAGTCCTTTGGGTTAGTATGCTAAGTGGTTTTCTACTTAAACAACTCAAGGTAGGAGGTAAGGTAGTGCCTCTTTCCTTATTTATACTATAGTATTTTACAATTAAGTGTTACTGAGTTACACCCCATGATAGTTAGATGCATATATAGTATCGTGTCATTTTAGCTATTTAACTATTAGGACTATTGATGTAGAGTTGGTGTGTCTCAATCCCATTAACCTTGGATAGAGTAAGATATTATGAGTACATGTTTAATTTGTTCTATATTTTTGGTATCAAATGTAGGTTCCCTTCACTAGACTCCATTTGATTATCTCCCTATGTGGCACTCTACAATGGCCATACACATGAAGAGAAGACCCTTAGATAATAAAAATGGATGATAAGGGTGCACTTAATACATTGTGGTTAGAAGAAAAATACTTCCATGATGCCCCATCCCTTCTTTAACATCAACAATCACTTGGTTGGTAtcatcatttattattattatgttacAATTCCTACCACTCCCAACGTATGAATGCATGCTTATTTGATATCATTTTTTCTATTATGTATTATTACTATGTTACAATCCCACCACTCCTAAGGTATGAATGCATGCTTATTTAGTATCATTTGTTCCAATGTGTATagaatgaaattcaaaatttcatgctACATCTTAAATAGTTTTACTATTAATATGTATTTATTTGATGTTATCATTATTAATGCCAATTATTCTAGTTATGCAAGATATTTGTGTATCTTGAAATATTAGTTGTATAAGAATTATCAGTAAGTTATATTATGAGTATGACAATAATGAATACAATTATCATTATTATTGTATTGCAATAGTAAAAATTATGCTTTTATATATTCTTGTAGATAATTAATTGATGTTATTTAGACAATTAGAatataaaaatgtaaaaaaattgttaatgcatttattgaaataaatttatgTAAATCACACAACTGGGATTGTATATGCATATACTCTAATTTAAGGATATTTATTTAGTTCCCAATAAATGAAACACTATTTTAGTAGATAAGACCATCCTTATGAAAGGAATCAATAACCTTGTTTATTATTCTTAGTAAGAAAAATAATTGTAAGAAGATCATTTCTCCTACGTAGAAATGTCTAATGACAGACCCACATTTATTTTAGCTCCTTCCATAACAATACTAAACCAGGAGAAATACAAGAATAAGTTTGATTCATGGGCACTTGGATGTACCCTTGGAGTTCTTTCTGTCTCTGTAACATGGGCATTCATCCTTATTCCCATAATGCCCGCTTGGAACACAGCTGCACATTTTACAGCAATCCTTGCAGAACTTCATGCACCTCTTTAGCCGAGCATACTCACACCTGAAATTACATTTGTCCTGGCACTCTGTAAGCATAAAAAATATTAGTAATCAAATTTTCATAGTGTATGAAGTTATGGAACATCTTTCTGAAAACATATAGTGGTTTTTTGTCATCCGCCTTGTATGAATTCTCTTTCATATTTTACAAGAAATACTACGTACTGGCTGGTTTGGAACAAAAAGAAACGGACGTAGAAGTTTTACCCTTTTCAGTTAGTTTTGGTGCAGAAGGCATCGCAGGGCCCGAATCTACAGCTTCTGTTGCTGCAGTCTGTGTGTATAACAAGGATAGAAACAAATATGTTAGTCTCATAATATCTCTACTTGTGAAAAAAGGAAAATATTGGTGTGGAAGaagcaaagaaaagaaaaagaaaagaaatgaaatagaATACAGACTTGAAATGAAAGAGCGAGAAAAAGAGCCAACAAGAGGCAAAGGCATATTGCTCTCTTCATCTCCATTATTGCAGAATCAGTATTCCTTTTTTCTGGATGCTTTTGATTTGTTGGGTTTCTTAGGTATTTATAGGGTTTCTGAGGTCTTAGATTTTTGAATGATGGAGCGAGATTATTTTAGGCAAAGCTGAGGAAGTTTCATTTGATGTATAGTTAAATAAAATGCTCATGGCTGCCCATCTCTCTAGATTTTGAGTTGTCATACAGTTGGAAGTTGGAAGGTGTGCAGAGCGATTAAATTAGAGATTTTTCATTTGATTGCTTCATCAGTGACGTATTCAAACCTAATTTTCCATTCATTTGGTGAAGTTTTCAGGGTAAGGGAAATGCTTCACTTTCATGGAATATTAATTACTTACCTAGCGAGGG from Cryptomeria japonica chromosome 3, Sugi_1.0, whole genome shotgun sequence harbors:
- the LOC131033789 gene encoding gibberellin-regulated protein 8-like; protein product: MEMKRAICLCLLLALFLALSFQTAATEAVDSGPAMPSAPKLTEKGKTSTSVSFCSKPAKCQDKCNFRCEYARLKRCMKFCKDCCKMCSCVPSGHYGNKDECPCYRDRKNSKGTSKCP